The genomic stretch GGACTAAAACCCGCGTATATGATAAGAAATAAGGTCGTAGATCCCGTCGGCGACACCAAAAACGGCTACGATATCTTTAGGGAGTTAGCCTGCAGGATGAAAATAGACGAGCTATATACTTCAAATACGATGGACGAGTGGCGAATGCGACAAGTAAAGGGAAACGCCGAGCTTTTAGCAAAGCTGGTTAAAGACGGCTACGTCACGTGGAAGGTGCCTGGGATTTTGTTCAGAGAAAAAGATAGCGTAAAAGAATTTACGAAAAAATTCCCTAGCGCGGCGCAGTTTGTCGGCGAAGACGGGCTGATGGAGTCGCAGGTAAAATTTAAAACCGAAAGCGGCAAGATCGAGCTCTTTAGCGAAAAAGTCGAAAAGCAGTTTCCCGGATACGGCTGCTTAAACGCCGAGGGCATGGACGTATTTTTCGGCGAGGAGCTTTGCCTAATGAGCGGCAAAACGCCGATACACACCAACGGCCACACGCAAAACGTCGAATTTTTAAACGACTTGATGAGTAGCGCACCCGTCTGGATACATCCTAATACCGCGAAAAAATACGGGCTAAAAGACGGTGATAAGATAACCCTTCAAAGCAAAACCGCGAAGGAAAAGGCAAACGTGATGCTGACTGAAGGCATCAGAGAGGATACGCTTTTCGTCTATCACGGTTTCGGCCACGAAAGCGCCGGACTAAAGCGCACGAACGGCGCGGGAACTAATCAAAGCAAGCTGCTAGATCCTACCGTGATCGGCCCCGTCGCCTCCACGATGGTGCGAAACGTCGGCGTCAAGATAATAAAAGCGTAAAGGAAAAAGATGAAAAAAGCTTATAGAATGATACACGACGAAAACCTCTGCATAGGCTGTCAGGCTTGCTCGGTGGCTTGCAGGAGCGAAAACGAAGTGCCTAGAGGCGTTTTTAGACTTCAAGTCCATTCGCAGATAAAGGGCAAATTTCCAAATTTAAAAACCGACTTTAGCAGACATAGTTGCGTGATGTGCGAGGACGCTCCGTGCGTGACTGTTTGCCCTACGGGAGCTAGCTTTCAGACGGCGGAGGGCATCGTGCTGCTAGACCACTCTACCTGCGTATCTTGCAAATACTGCATCCTGGCCTGTCCTTACGACGCTCGCTACGTCGAGCCAAAAACGGGCGAGATAGGCAAATGTACGTTTTGCTTTGAGACTAGAGTGAGCATTGGCGAGCAGCCTGCGTGCGTGACCGTTTGTCCGACCGATGCTTTGGCATTTGGCGATATAAACGATCCAAACAGCGAAGTAAGTAAAATTTTAAAGAATAAAGCTCACTACTATCCTAAAGCCGAGCTTAAAACCAAACCGAAGCTTGCTATGATAGCTAACCGCAAAGGAGGAAGCCATGAATAATATGTGGGGAAGCGTAGCGCAATATAATGAAATTTACTGGCCGTGGCCGATAGCGGTTTATCTATTTTTGGCGGGTTTATCCGCAGGCGCGATGATGGTCGCATTGCTTGTAAAGTGGAACTACCACAAAAAACAAGACGGCAGTATCTGGGACGCGATGGTAAAGGCGGGCGCCCTAGTGGCTCCTATAACGATCACCGTAGGCCTTGCGCTTTTGGTGCTTGATCTTGGCAAACCGCTTAGTTTTTACTGGATTTTGATTAAGTATAACTTTGGTTCGGTTATGTCTATAGGCGTTGCATTACTTCTGCTTTATACGCCGCTGGCTTATCTTTTTGCGATGATTATTTTCGAAGAAGAGATAGAAAAGTATAAAATTTTAGCGATTTTACGTCCTATTTCTAGACTGATTCGCTCTTTTGCGCCGCTTTCAAAGATAGTCGAGATGGCACTTTTCGGTCTCGCGATCGGCGTGGGTATATATACGGGCTTTTTGCTTAGCGCGATTACGAAGCTTCCGCTTTGGAACACGCCGATTTTGCCGATCTTGTTCCTAACATCAGGCTTTAGCTCGGGCGTAGCGACAAACATCTTGGTCGGGCTTTTGTGCTTCAAACACCTTCTTAACGAAGACAACGTGAAGTATCTTTTGGTTATGGACTTGCGCGCCGTACTTTTTGAGATACCGCTTATCGCGATACTATTTTTGGGACTATATTTCGAGGGCGGAGCGAGCGCAGTTGCCGCAAAACAAGCTCTAAGCACGGGACAATACGCGTTAATCTTTTGGATAGGTGTTGTTGGTATCGGACTTTTGACCCCTATCACCATAGCGCTAACGGCTCTAAAAAATCACGCTTATAGAGTGGGCTACATCATAGCAAACTCTCTTGTAGTTATCTGCGGCGTCGTGATGCTAAGATACTATATAGTTTATGCCGGTCAAGTTTTCACGGGCGCGTGAAATTTAGGCTAAACTAGACGCACTAGGCTCGGTAAACTCGCCGAGCCTTTTTAAATTCAGACGATCCAAAATCATTTTTAGCTATCATCTCCCTTAAAATATTGCGATAAAATTCGGAGAATTTATGAAAATTTTACTGCTTGAAGACGACTTCGTATATCGCAAGAGCGTTAGCGAATACCTAGAAAGCCTAGGCTACGAGGTCGATGAGGCGCCAGACGGCAAAGTCGCCTGCGATAAGATAGCGGCGGGCTTTTATCACCTGCTGATCCTTGATATCAAGGTTCCGCATATCAGCGGACACGAGGTGATAAAATACGCCAAAGATATCGGCTGTGAAACACCCATAATGATAATGACCTCGCTCGTGGATATAGACGATATGGCGGTCGGATACGAGCTGGGCTGTAACGAGTATCTAAAAAAGCCCTTTGAGCTAGCCGAGCTAAAATTTAGAGTAAACGAGCTAATGCGAAAATATCACGGCAGAGACGATAAAAACTTAATCGCGATCGACGAAAACTTTAGCCTCGATACCGCCAAAAAACGGCTCAAATTTAAAGGCGAGCCCGTCGAGTTAAGTTTGAAAGAATTTGAAATCATCGAGTGCTTGCTGTTTCATAAAAACAGCTTTGTCGGTATCGAGCGGCTACGCGCCGAGGTGTGGAACGACAAGGAGATCGACCCCGCCGACGTACGCATGCACATACTAAAAATTCGTCAAAAAACGACTCCAGAGTTTATAAAATCATCGCGCGGACTAGGCTATAAGATAGATGTTTCAAAATCTTAAAATCCCTGTTTTAGCCACTTTTATCATCATGGCTTTGTTTATATTTCAAAGCTACGAAATTATAAATTTAAGCTCCAAAGACGAATACTCCAAAAATATGTTCGAGTTGCTAGAATACGAGGGCAAAATCCGAAAAGCGCTCGATAAAAACGAGACTTTGCCTATTTCGCTTACCTATAGATACGGCGTTTTTGATCTCAAAGAAAAGCAGATCGTCTCAAATTTGGACGCGCGACCGAGCGATTTAAAATTTATCACCCGCCAAGAAAACGGCCATCTTTTTTACAAGACCTATTTTAGCGCGGACGGTGAGTTTTATTATCTCGTGCTAGCCAAAAAGCAAAACGCGGCTAGGATTTTATTCGTCACGGCTCTAACTCTAGCATTTGCGCTCGTGGTCGTATTTTTCGCGCTTTATCTGTCGTTTGTTAGCGGTATAAAGCCGTATAAAGACGCTAAAAAATATATGAATAACTTTTTTAACGACGCGATGCACGAGCTAAAAACGCCGCTGGGCATCATCGGCATAAACCTTGAGATGCTGGGTCTTGATAACAAATACGTCACCCGCATGCGCTCGGCCCTAAAGCAAATGCAAGTTACATACGAGGACACCGAGTACTACATCAAGCGCGGGTATATTTTATTTCCGCCCGAGATTTTAAATTTGAGCGAATTTTGCCTCGAGCGAGCACCGTATATGCGAGGTATCGCGATGGCGAAAAATATCAAAATTTACGACTTCGTCGAGCCGAATTTGCAAATTTTTATGAGCAAGATAGAGGCGGGCAGGCTGATCGATAACAACCTAAGCAACGCCGTAAAATATAGCCGCGAGGGAGGAGTAATAAATTTACGCCTTTTTGAAAAAAGCGGCAAAATCGTGCTCGTAGCCGAGGACGAAGGCGAAGGCATAAAAGACACGAGTAAAATTTGGAAACGCTACGTTAGAGACGAGGGCGTGCAAGGCGGCTTTGGGCTAGGGCTAAATATCGTGCAAAGCATCTGCGTGAAAAACGGCGTAGAGTACGGCGTGAAAAGCGAACTGGGCAAAGGTAGCGTCTTTACCTATAAATTTTCGCCGTACTCAAAAAGCCTGCTTGACTAGTCAAACCAAACGCCGAGTTTTGCTAAATTTCGCTCTTTTGAGTCGGAGTTAAAATAAATCACGAAATACCCCACTCGCTCGCCCTTTGCGTCGTTCATAGGCTGGACGGTAAAGGCATGCGAATCCGTCTGATAAAATCCGCCGCTTTTAAATTTTATATCTTTTAGCATCGGCAAGACGTTTAAATTTGCATAGCTCTTATTTACGAAATGAAAGCCTTCGATGATGCCCTCGTCGCTGCTGTTTTGATACGGAGAGTCGGCGCTAGCGTCGAGTAGCACAAAAAGCCCGAGCCCTTGCTGTGCGAAAAAGTCGCTCAAATGCTTAAAATCAAGCAGCACTTCGATACTGCCCAGCATCTTTTTATCCTCAAATATCGGTGCGACCGATCTTATAAAAACACCCGCGCGACCGACCTCGATGCCTGCAGCTACGCCGTTTTTTGCCTCGGCTAGCAGGTGGCGAAAGTTCGTTAGATCGTCGTTATATAGCGGTATCCAGCTCCTAGCAAAGCTCCTCATTTTAGGCGTATGGATGTGGAATTTGGCGTTTTCGTAAATCGGCACCTTGCTTAGCGTTTTGGTAAATTCGCCAAGCGTCTCTAGGCACATCTGACGGTCGTTTTGGCTCATGCATTTTTTCACGTGTTCGTTTTGCGCTAGTAGCGCCGCCACCGTCATGGCGGAGAGTTTTTCTTCTTCGATATTTTTATTTAAAATTTGCGTTTGAAAGTCGAGAAATTTTTTGATATTTTCCGTCTGCGTCTGCTCGTCCCAGCGCGCCTTATAAACCGCCAAAACGCCTGCTACTACGATGATCGCGAGCGTTAGAAGTATTTTTTTATTCACGTGTTTTGCCTAGCTCGCGCGCTAAAATTTGAGAAAACTCGGCAAAATCAGGCAAATTTAGCTCGCCCTCGCGCTGTTTTTTGCCCCACATTGACTCCGGGAAAAAGCTATCGCTCTCAAACCTCGCCATCACGTGAAAATGTACGCGCGGCACGTAGTTGGCAAAGCTTGCGATGTTTATTTTGGTTGGATTATAAAATTTTCTCATTACTTTTTCGGTCGTTAAAACCGCTTCAAAAACCCTTTTTTGCGTCGCTTCGTCGCAGTCTGTTAGCTCCTTAAACGGCGTTTTGGTAAAAATTTTCACCCACGGGATTTCGCTCGTCTCTCGCTCGATGAAAATCAGCTCGTCTTCAAAAATCATTTTAAGCTCCTTTTTGATAGCGATTTTAGCTAAATTTGAATTTTAATCTTTTTAAATTTATACTTCAGGCATTTTGGCTTCGACGCTTTACGGCGGTAAATTTATAAAATTTGAAAGGAAATTTGAGCTTATGAAACGTTTTATTTCGCTCATATTTTTTGCGGCGCTAGCTTTTGGCGGCGAGTTAGCCGATCTTAGCAACGAGTGCAAAAAGGGAAATGACGAAATTTGCAAAAGGCTCTCGCTCGCGATTAAAAACTTAGAGCTTGCCTGCGATGAAGGCGGCGAGAAAAACGCGATGGCGTGCGCTGGACTTGGCTATTTTTACGAATCCGACAAAGAATTTAAAAAAGCCGTCGCGCGCTACGAAAAGGCCTGCGAGCTAGGCGCGGACAAAGCCTGCGTGTATCTAGGCCTACTTTATCAAAACGGGCAGGGCGCGACGCAAGATCACAAAAAGGCAAACGAGCTTTTTGCTAAAGCCTGCGAAAAGGACGTGGCCGATGGGTGCGCGAGTCTGGCGTATAGCTACGGCAAAGGGCTTGGCGTATATCCCGACGGCAAAAAGACGAACGAGCTGTTTGCTAAAGCCTGCGAGCTGGGCGAAGAAACGGCGTGCTACAATCTTGGCTTAAACTACGCGATGGGCGACGGAGTGCAAAAGGACGCGGCAAAGGCGGCACAGATATTTGCGGCCTCTTGCGAGCGCGGATACGTGGGCTCTTGCGCCGATCTTGGGGTTTGCTATTTTAAGGGCGAGGGCGTAGAAAAAGACTACGAAAGAGCCGCTTTGCTTTTTACTCGGGCTTGCTCGGGTGCTAGCGCGCTAGCCTGTGCAAATTTGGGCTTTGCGTACGAAAAGGGCATGGGCGTAGAAAAGAATAAAAACGCTGCCAAAGAACTTTACGATCGGGGCTGTAAACTCGGAGAATTTAACGCATGCCAGTATCTTAAAAATTTGCGTTGAGGCAGAGTAAGCTTGTGATTAAATTTGAAAATTGCGCACGGCATAGCAGGTAGCTAGAGCAGGGCGTGGCGTAAAACTCATCTAAAGTCCGCACCGCTCGTGTGCTGATCTATGCTTGCCACGCCGCCATTTTGGTGATAGTTTTATTTTCAAGCTAACTTAAGTAAGAAAATAGCCTACTGCAACTGATAGCAAAAGTAAAATTTAGCGCCAAAATTAAAATAGCGCGGGCGTGCAAAGGCTGAGATTTTCCATTTTAACTAATCTAGGTGGTAAATTGCCGCTGCAGCGCCGACTAAAGCCAAATTTATCGTTTAAAATCGTGGATTTCGATATTTGCGCCGTATTTTTTGCAAAGCTCGCTTACCTTTTCTTTTAGCCTTTCTTCGTCATAGCAGATGAGATCGATGTATGCGCGCTTCTGCCCGGTTGCGCCGCCGATTATCTCCAAAAACGAGCTGCAGCTCTCCAGCTCCTCGTCCTCGATCTTGTTTCTCAGATCAAAGCCCGCCTGCACGTCGCCGCCGTTATCAATGCTAAGAAAGCAAAATTTGATACCGAGCTCGAA from uncultured Campylobacter sp. encodes the following:
- a CDS encoding response regulator transcription factor; the encoded protein is MKILLLEDDFVYRKSVSEYLESLGYEVDEAPDGKVACDKIAAGFYHLLILDIKVPHISGHEVIKYAKDIGCETPIMIMTSLVDIDDMAVGYELGCNEYLKKPFELAELKFRVNELMRKYHGRDDKNLIAIDENFSLDTAKKRLKFKGEPVELSLKEFEIIECLLFHKNSFVGIERLRAEVWNDKEIDPADVRMHILKIRQKTTPEFIKSSRGLGYKIDVSKS
- a CDS encoding tetratricopeptide repeat protein yields the protein MKRFISLIFFAALAFGGELADLSNECKKGNDEICKRLSLAIKNLELACDEGGEKNAMACAGLGYFYESDKEFKKAVARYEKACELGADKACVYLGLLYQNGQGATQDHKKANELFAKACEKDVADGCASLAYSYGKGLGVYPDGKKTNELFAKACELGEETACYNLGLNYAMGDGVQKDAAKAAQIFAASCERGYVGSCADLGVCYFKGEGVEKDYERAALLFTRACSGASALACANLGFAYEKGMGVEKNKNAAKELYDRGCKLGEFNACQYLKNLR
- a CDS encoding HIT family protein; translation: MIFEDELIFIERETSEIPWVKIFTKTPFKELTDCDEATQKRVFEAVLTTEKVMRKFYNPTKINIASFANYVPRVHFHVMARFESDSFFPESMWGKKQREGELNLPDFAEFSQILARELGKTRE
- the nrfD gene encoding NrfD/PsrC family molybdoenzyme membrane anchor subunit, encoding MNNMWGSVAQYNEIYWPWPIAVYLFLAGLSAGAMMVALLVKWNYHKKQDGSIWDAMVKAGALVAPITITVGLALLVLDLGKPLSFYWILIKYNFGSVMSIGVALLLLYTPLAYLFAMIIFEEEIEKYKILAILRPISRLIRSFAPLSKIVEMALFGLAIGVGIYTGFLLSAITKLPLWNTPILPILFLTSGFSSGVATNILVGLLCFKHLLNEDNVKYLLVMDLRAVLFEIPLIAILFLGLYFEGGASAVAAKQALSTGQYALIFWIGVVGIGLLTPITIALTALKNHAYRVGYIIANSLVVICGVVMLRYYIVYAGQVFTGA
- a CDS encoding 4Fe-4S dicluster domain-containing protein is translated as MKKAYRMIHDENLCIGCQACSVACRSENEVPRGVFRLQVHSQIKGKFPNLKTDFSRHSCVMCEDAPCVTVCPTGASFQTAEGIVLLDHSTCVSCKYCILACPYDARYVEPKTGEIGKCTFCFETRVSIGEQPACVTVCPTDALAFGDINDPNSEVSKILKNKAHYYPKAELKTKPKLAMIANRKGGSHE
- a CDS encoding cache domain-containing protein codes for the protein MNKKILLTLAIIVVAGVLAVYKARWDEQTQTENIKKFLDFQTQILNKNIEEEKLSAMTVAALLAQNEHVKKCMSQNDRQMCLETLGEFTKTLSKVPIYENAKFHIHTPKMRSFARSWIPLYNDDLTNFRHLLAEAKNGVAAGIEVGRAGVFIRSVAPIFEDKKMLGSIEVLLDFKHLSDFFAQQGLGLFVLLDASADSPYQNSSDEGIIEGFHFVNKSYANLNVLPMLKDIKFKSGGFYQTDSHAFTVQPMNDAKGERVGYFVIYFNSDSKERNLAKLGVWFD
- a CDS encoding HAMP domain-containing sensor histidine kinase encodes the protein MFQNLKIPVLATFIIMALFIFQSYEIINLSSKDEYSKNMFELLEYEGKIRKALDKNETLPISLTYRYGVFDLKEKQIVSNLDARPSDLKFITRQENGHLFYKTYFSADGEFYYLVLAKKQNAARILFVTALTLAFALVVVFFALYLSFVSGIKPYKDAKKYMNNFFNDAMHELKTPLGIIGINLEMLGLDNKYVTRMRSALKQMQVTYEDTEYYIKRGYILFPPEILNLSEFCLERAPYMRGIAMAKNIKIYDFVEPNLQIFMSKIEAGRLIDNNLSNAVKYSREGGVINLRLFEKSGKIVLVAEDEGEGIKDTSKIWKRYVRDEGVQGGFGLGLNIVQSICVKNGVEYGVKSELGKGSVFTYKFSPYSKSLLD